A stretch of the Streptomyces sp. NBC_00078 genome encodes the following:
- a CDS encoding helix-turn-helix transcriptional regulator: protein MSKQELKVLGQDADAGCCPGLASAPLDEGRAADLAKIFKALGDPVRLRLMSMIASRGEGGEVCVCELTPAFDLSQPTISHHLKLLRQAGLTDCERRGTWVYYWVLPGVLERLAAFLTTAEPAAVTV from the coding sequence ATGTCGAAACAAGAGCTGAAGGTCCTCGGCCAGGACGCGGATGCAGGCTGCTGCCCGGGTCTTGCGTCCGCTCCGCTGGACGAGGGCCGGGCTGCGGACCTGGCGAAGATCTTCAAGGCCCTGGGCGATCCGGTGCGGCTGCGGCTGATGTCGATGATCGCTTCACGCGGGGAGGGCGGCGAAGTGTGCGTGTGTGAGCTGACGCCCGCCTTCGACCTGTCGCAGCCGACGATCTCGCACCACCTCAAGCTGCTCCGGCAGGCGGGACTCACCGACTGCGAGCGGCGCGGGACCTGGGTCTACTACTGGGTGCTGCCAGGGGTGCTGGAGCGGTTGGCCGCGTTCTTGACCACCGCCGAGCCTGCTGCGGTGACCGTGTGA
- the arsM gene encoding arsenite methyltransferase, which yields MSDQSTELRETVRRRYAAAAVQVTEGAAACCGPEPVEVDENFGSTLYAADERDALPAEALAASLGCGNPTAVAELQEGERVLDLGSGGGIDVLLSARRVGPTGKAYGLDMTDEMLELALTNAAKAKAPNVEFLKGTIESIPLPANTIDVVISNCVINLSTDKPAVFAETFRVLKPGGRIGVFDIVADDALTPGQRAERGDYVGCIAGTLSFTEYREGLDTAGFTDIEITPTQPVADGMHSAIVRALKPVSAASAQTPTKAEAGTAGTAGECCGVTSCCTPTEQSTDPTLTATEAKSTSGCACQS from the coding sequence ATGTCCGATCAGTCCACCGAGCTGCGCGAAACCGTCCGCCGACGCTACGCCGCCGCAGCCGTGCAGGTCACCGAAGGCGCCGCCGCCTGTTGCGGGCCCGAGCCCGTCGAGGTCGACGAGAACTTCGGCTCCACTCTCTACGCCGCCGACGAACGCGACGCCCTGCCCGCCGAGGCCCTCGCCGCCTCCCTGGGCTGCGGCAACCCCACCGCCGTAGCCGAACTCCAGGAGGGCGAACGCGTCCTCGACCTCGGCTCCGGCGGCGGCATCGACGTCCTGCTCTCGGCCCGCCGAGTCGGCCCCACCGGCAAGGCCTACGGCCTGGACATGACCGACGAGATGCTCGAACTCGCCCTCACCAACGCCGCCAAGGCCAAGGCGCCCAACGTCGAGTTCCTCAAGGGCACCATCGAGTCCATCCCCCTGCCCGCGAACACCATCGACGTCGTGATCTCCAACTGCGTGATCAACCTGTCCACCGACAAGCCCGCCGTCTTCGCCGAGACCTTCCGCGTCCTCAAGCCCGGCGGCCGCATCGGCGTCTTCGACATCGTCGCCGACGACGCCCTGACCCCCGGGCAGCGCGCCGAGCGCGGCGACTACGTCGGCTGCATCGCGGGCACCCTGTCCTTCACGGAGTACCGCGAGGGCCTCGACACGGCGGGCTTCACCGACATCGAGATCACGCCCACGCAGCCCGTCGCCGACGGCATGCACTCGGCCATCGTGCGCGCACTCAAGCCCGTCTCCGCCGCCTCCGCCCAGACGCCCACGAAGGCCGAAGCCGGGACCGCCGGGACCGCCGGCGAATGCTGCGGCGTCACCTCGTGCTGCACGCCGACCGAGCAGTCCACCGACCCGACCCTCACCGCGACCGAGGCCAAGTCGACATCTGGCTGCGCATGCCAAAGCTGA
- a CDS encoding LamG-like jellyroll fold domain-containing protein — translation MTACAALLLSGLVAVTTTPAAAAPALAAHWALDEGSGTTAADSSGNAHTGTLGSGAAWATGEVGPGAVSLDKSASGAVDVPSPVVNTSASFTVSAWVKLNAMSGAQTVVSIDGTNVSGFYLQLSGTTGKFAFTRRGSDSTSGAETRADGTASPSSGTWYHLVGVDDVAAGTLRLYVDGKAQGTAAYTTAWKAAGHTEIGRGLWSGAATDFVNGSVDDVRFYSGAMTAAEVAAVNEPAHWAFDEGSGTTAADSTGNGHTATLGSAAAWTTGKTGSSALALNGTSAATATASGAAVDTSRGFSAVAWVKLNSTSGFQTAVSIDGTNVSGFYLQLSGATGKFAFTRRGSDSTSSAETRADATASPSTGTWYQLIGVNDVAAGKLQLYVNGLLQSSVPYTGNWKATGTTAIGRGRWSGSAVNFLNGAVDDVQLYDHALTGSEVAGVSGFSGGTLNVDVAHPAHSVPSTFFGVMTEDLNHSGEGGLYPELIQNRSMMASTSSPTSWSAVGDSAIALDGGNPLNTALTRSLKLSINTASSSARAGVANGGFWGIPVRPNQTYTASLFAKASSGFTGPLTVDVESTSGTVYASGTVTGLTTSWQQFTVHLTASASAPTSAANRFVVSATSGAGSTVWLDNVSLFPPTYNNRPNGLRTDLMQKIAGLKPSFIREPGGNYLEGANPANRFNWKKTIGPVWTRPGHQNDAWGYWSTDGLGLLEYLEWAEDVGAQPLLAVYAGYSLWGTHVALSDLGPYVQEALDEIEYATGSTSTTWGARRAADGHPAPFKISYVEVGNEDYSDTSGSYDGDNGRFAQFYDAIKAAYPSMKIISSTKVTARTPDVQDDHFYETADWMNNHSTYYDSASRTATVKTMVGEWGTREGSPTPNLNAAIGDASWLSGLLRNSDVVTQEAYAPLLVNVNNPKWTPDLIGFDALTSYASPAYYVQQMMASAHGDQVLPATYAGTGTVNNVVTKDSSTGRIYVTLVNPSSSAQTVNIKLTGAGTLPSTGTATTLSSAAPTDTNTLSNPNKITPATTSFSGVTSAFARTVPAYSVTILTLG, via the coding sequence GTGACCGCCTGCGCGGCACTGCTTCTCAGCGGCTTGGTGGCCGTCACGACGACGCCGGCGGCCGCGGCGCCCGCCCTCGCAGCCCACTGGGCGCTGGACGAGGGCAGCGGCACCACCGCCGCCGACTCCTCCGGCAACGCCCACACCGGCACCCTGGGTTCGGGCGCGGCCTGGGCAACCGGTGAGGTCGGGCCGGGAGCCGTGAGCCTCGACAAGAGCGCGAGCGGAGCTGTCGACGTGCCCTCGCCGGTAGTGAACACTTCGGCGAGCTTCACCGTCTCCGCCTGGGTGAAGCTCAACGCCATGTCGGGGGCCCAGACCGTGGTGAGCATCGACGGCACCAACGTCAGCGGCTTCTACCTGCAACTGAGCGGCACCACCGGCAAGTTCGCGTTCACCCGGCGCGGCTCCGACAGCACGTCGGGGGCCGAAACCCGTGCGGACGGCACCGCCTCCCCCTCCTCCGGCACCTGGTACCACCTGGTGGGCGTGGACGATGTCGCCGCCGGCACCCTCCGGCTCTACGTGGACGGCAAGGCCCAGGGAACCGCCGCGTACACCACCGCCTGGAAGGCCGCCGGCCACACGGAGATCGGCCGCGGACTGTGGAGCGGGGCCGCCACCGACTTCGTCAACGGCTCCGTCGACGACGTCCGGTTCTACTCCGGCGCCATGACCGCGGCAGAGGTCGCGGCAGTCAACGAGCCCGCGCACTGGGCCTTCGACGAGGGCAGCGGCACCACCGCCGCCGACTCCACCGGCAATGGCCACACCGCGACCCTCGGCTCCGCCGCGGCCTGGACCACCGGCAAGACAGGCTCCTCCGCCCTGGCGCTGAACGGCACCTCCGCCGCCACCGCCACCGCCTCCGGGGCGGCCGTGGACACCTCCCGCGGATTCTCCGCCGTGGCCTGGGTGAAGCTCAACTCCACGTCAGGGTTCCAGACCGCGGTGAGCATCGACGGCACCAACGTCAGCGGCTTCTACCTGCAACTGAGCGGCGCCACCGGCAAGTTCGCCTTCACCCGGCGCGGCTCCGACAGCACGTCGTCCGCCGAGACCCGCGCCGACGCCACCGCCTCCCCCTCCACCGGCACCTGGTACCAGCTCATCGGCGTGAACGACGTCGCGGCCGGAAAGCTGCAGCTCTACGTCAATGGGCTGCTGCAGTCCTCCGTCCCCTACACGGGGAACTGGAAGGCCACCGGTACCACGGCCATCGGCCGCGGCCGGTGGTCCGGCAGCGCGGTCAACTTCCTCAACGGGGCCGTCGACGACGTCCAGCTCTACGACCACGCCCTGACCGGCTCCGAGGTCGCCGGGGTGTCCGGCTTCAGCGGCGGCACTCTCAACGTCGATGTCGCCCACCCGGCGCACAGTGTGCCCTCGACGTTCTTCGGTGTGATGACCGAGGACCTCAACCACTCCGGTGAGGGCGGCCTGTATCCGGAGCTGATCCAGAACCGCTCGATGATGGCCAGCACCTCCTCTCCCACCAGCTGGTCGGCCGTGGGCGACTCGGCCATCGCCCTCGACGGCGGCAATCCGCTGAACACCGCGCTCACCCGGTCACTGAAACTCTCCATCAACACGGCGTCCAGCAGTGCCCGGGCCGGCGTTGCCAACGGCGGGTTCTGGGGTATTCCGGTCCGCCCGAACCAGACGTACACCGCGTCCCTCTTCGCCAAGGCGAGCTCCGGCTTCACCGGTCCGCTCACCGTCGACGTGGAGAGCACCTCGGGAACGGTCTACGCCTCCGGGACGGTCACCGGTCTGACGACCTCCTGGCAGCAGTTCACCGTCCACCTGACCGCGTCCGCGAGCGCGCCCACCTCCGCCGCCAACCGGTTCGTGGTCTCCGCCACCAGCGGCGCCGGCTCCACGGTCTGGCTGGACAACGTCTCCCTCTTCCCGCCGACGTACAACAACCGGCCCAACGGGCTGCGCACCGACCTGATGCAGAAGATCGCGGGGCTGAAGCCCTCCTTCATCCGCGAGCCGGGTGGGAACTATCTGGAGGGAGCAAACCCCGCCAACCGGTTCAACTGGAAGAAGACCATCGGCCCGGTGTGGACCCGTCCCGGCCACCAGAACGACGCCTGGGGCTACTGGTCCACCGACGGCCTGGGCCTGCTGGAATACCTGGAGTGGGCCGAGGACGTTGGCGCGCAGCCGCTCCTGGCCGTCTACGCCGGCTACAGCCTCTGGGGCACCCACGTGGCGCTGTCCGACCTCGGCCCGTATGTGCAGGAAGCGCTGGACGAGATCGAGTACGCCACCGGCTCCACCAGCACCACCTGGGGCGCGCGGCGTGCCGCCGACGGCCACCCGGCTCCGTTCAAGATTTCCTATGTCGAGGTCGGCAACGAGGACTACTCCGACACGTCCGGCAGCTACGACGGCGACAACGGCCGCTTCGCTCAGTTCTACGACGCGATCAAGGCCGCGTACCCGTCCATGAAGATCATCTCCAGCACGAAGGTGACGGCCCGCACCCCGGACGTCCAGGACGACCACTTCTACGAGACGGCCGACTGGATGAACAACCACTCCACGTACTACGACAGCGCGTCCCGCACCGCCACGGTGAAGACCATGGTCGGCGAGTGGGGGACCAGGGAAGGCAGCCCGACCCCGAACCTCAACGCCGCCATCGGCGACGCTTCCTGGCTCTCCGGGCTGCTGCGCAACTCCGACGTGGTCACCCAGGAGGCCTACGCCCCGCTGCTGGTCAACGTCAACAACCCCAAGTGGACACCGGACCTGATCGGCTTCGATGCCCTGACCAGCTACGCCTCACCGGCCTACTACGTCCAGCAGATGATGGCCTCTGCCCACGGTGACCAGGTGCTGCCCGCCACGTACGCCGGTACCGGCACGGTCAACAACGTGGTCACCAAGGACTCCTCGACCGGCAGAATCTACGTCACGCTGGTCAACCCCTCGTCCTCCGCGCAGACCGTGAACATCAAGCTCACTGGCGCGGGCACCCTGCCCTCCACCGGCACGGCCACCACCCTCAGCTCCGCGGCCCCCACCGACACCAACACGCTCAGCAACCCGAACAAGATCACCCCGGCCACCACGTCGTTCAGCGGCGTGACATCGGCCTTCGCCCGCACCGTCCCGGCCTACTCGGTCACCATCCTCACCCTCGGCTGA